The genome window CACGGTGCCGATCGGGCGGCGCTACGGCGGGATCGAGCACCTGGTGGTCGACCCGGACGGGCGGCCGGCGGACCGCGGCGAACTGTGCGTGCGCGGCCCCCAGCGGTTCGACGGCTACCTGGACCCCGCGGACAACGCGGGCCGGTTCCTGGCCGGCGACGACCCCGGCCGCGCGCTCGACGGCCCCGGCCCGCTGCCCGCCGACGCCTGGTACCGCACCGGCGACCTGGTCGAACGGCTGCCGGACGGCGACCTGGTGCACCGCGGCCGGCTCGACCACCAGGTGAAGGTGGCCGGCTACCGGGTGGAACTCGGCGAGGTGGAGAGCGCGTTGCGCGCCGCGCCCGGGGTCCGGGACGCCGTCGTGCTCGCCGCACCCACCCGGCCGGGCGGCGAGGACCGGCTGCTGGCCGCCTGCACCGGCCACGGCGTGCTGCCCGCCGCCGTGCTGGACGGACTCCGGGCCGCCCTCCCCGCGCACCTGGTGCCGGACCGCCTCGTCGTGCTCGACGAACTCCCCTACGGCGGCAACGGCAAGGTGGACCGCCCGGCGCTGCTGAACCTGCTCCTCCCGCCCGCACCGGTCCGCCCGTGACCGGCACCGACCCATTCTTGAAAGGGAACTGACGATGGAGAACACCATGCTCGACCGGATCCAGGACCTCCTGCGGGAGGTGCTCGCCGCCAGAGGCCTGCCCGCCGACGGCCTGACGGCCGAGAGCAACCTGTTCGTCGACTTCGGGCTCGACTCGATCGCGCTGCTGGAGTTCCTGGTGGAGCTTGAGGCGCGGCTCGGCGTGGCCGTCGACTTCGAGTCCCTGGAGTACGAGGACCTGGTGTCGCTGACCAGCCTCGAACAGGCCCTGCAGCGGGCCTGAGGGCCGCCACCGTGACCACCGCACCCACGGACCGGCCCGCCCCGCCGCGCGTGCTGTTCGGCAGCTTCGACGCCGAGCGCTCCTGGGAGGCCCGCGGCGGCCGCTCCGCCCTGCCCTCGCTGGCCCCGGGGCCGGCGGCGGCCGCGCTGGCCGGCGCCGACGAACTGCTGCTGCAACTCTGCGGCCCGCGCGACCTGTTGCTGACCGGTCGGCCGATGGTGCCCGAGCTGCTGGCCGACCTGCGGTCGCACGCGGCGCTCGGCGCCGTGGCGACCGTGCCCGGCGATCCGGCCGTGCCGGTCGAGGAACGGCTCGCCGCCGGGGCCGGCGCCGGGCTCGGCGCGAGCGCCCACACGCCGCTGCCCTACGCCGTGCTGCCCGTGACGCCGGCCGCCGTGGCGGGGCTCGGCGGCACGGCGGCCGTGCCGGAGCCGGCCGCCGTGCTGGCGGTGAACGCGAAGACCTGGGCGAACGCGTTCTGCGCGGCGCACGGCGTCGAGGGCGCCGCCCGCACCGCCGGCAGCGCCGAGGAACTGGAGCGCGAAGTCGGCCGGCTCGGCTACCCGGTGGTGCTGAAGAGCGCGCACGGGGTGGCCGGGCGCGGCTCGATGGTCGTCACCGACGCGCTGCGGCTCGGCGCCGTGCTGCGCTACCAGCGCGCCCGAGCCGCGGACCGGGGTGAGCCGCTGCTGGTCCAGCGGCTCTACCAGCGGGCCGCGGACTTCTCGGCGCACTTCGACCTCGCGCCCGACGGGTCGATGGGCGAGGTCGCGTTCCGCGGCATGACCAACACCGGGCTCAGCTTCGCCGGTTCGGACACCCTGGACGAACGGGTCGAGGCCCGGCTGCGCGCCGACGACGGGTACCTGCGGGTGCTCGCGGCGCTGGGTGCGGAGCTCGGCGCGGCCGGCTACTGGGGGCCGGTCTGCGTCGACGGGCTGATCGCCACCGACGGCACCCTGGTGCCGGTGCTCGACGTCAACGCGCGGCTCTCCATGGGGCGGATCGCGCTCGCCCTGGACGCCGCGGCGCCGACCCGGCTGACCCGGCTCTCCTTCGCGGCCGTGCGCTGCTCGGGCGAGCCCCGGGACAGCTACCTGACGATCCGTCGGATGCTGGCGGAGGCCGGGCTCGCCGTCACCGGCGACCGGGGGCACGGGGTGCGGGTGCTCACCGCGGCGACCCTGCGGGCCCCGGTCGGGCGCTGCTACTACGTGGTCCAGGCCGACACGACCGAGCAGGTCGCGGAGTCGGAGCGGCGGCTGCGCGAACTGCTGGCTCAGCTACCGTCGGCGAGCTGACTGGACTCGGCGGCCTCCGTGTAGAGGAGCTGGTGGCCCATCAGCTCCGCCAGGGTCTCCCGGCGGCGGACCAGGTGGGCCGTGCCGTCCACCACCAGCACCTCGGCCGGGTACCCGTGAGAGAGGAAGCCGGTGGGCGAGGCGGTCGGCCCGTAGGCGCCCGAGCGCTCGACGCCGATCAGGTCGCCGGGGCGCAGCTCGGGCAGCTCCACGTTGCGGCCGAACAGGTCGTTGGGCGTGCACAGCGGCCCGGTCAGCTGCCAGGGGCCGGTCCGCTCGCCGTCCGCCGCCGACCGGTTCAGCAGCCTGATCGGGAAGTTGCGGTGCACCAGCGAGCCGATGCCGACCGCCGCCATGTGGTGGTTGGTGCCGCCGTCGGCGACGGCGAACCGCCGGCCCATCGACTCCTTGGTGTAGCGCACGGTGGTCAGGTAGGTGCCGGCGTCGGCGGCCAGGTAGCGGCCCAGCTCCATGACCAGCCTGGTCCCCGGGTGCCGCCCGGCGAACCCGGCGACCAGCGGGTTGAGGCCCTCGGCCAGCAGGGCGGGGTCCAGGTCCTGCTCGCCGTCGAAGTAGGCGACGCCCAGGCCGCCGCCCACGTCGACGAGTTCGAGCGGGAAGTCGAGCCGCTCGGCCAGTCGCTCGGCCAGGTCGAGGATGCGGGCCGTGTTCTCGACGATCACCTGCTCGGACATGATCCGGCTGCCCAGGTACACGTGCACGCCGATCAGCCGCACGCCGCGGTAGCGGGTCGCCAGGTCGGCCGGGCAGCCGAGCAGGGCCGCCTCGTCGATCCCGAACTGCCGTGGCACGCCGCCCATCGCCAGGCCGGCGCCCTTCACCGTGAAGGCCGGGTTGACCCGCAGCGCGACCCGCGCGACCACCCCGTGCCGGAGCGCGACCCGGTCGATCAGCGCGAGCTCCTCGAAGGACTCGCAGACCAACGCGGCGATGCCGGCCGTGACGGCGTCCTCGATCTCCGCCTCGCTCTTGCCCGGCCCGAGCAGGATGGTGTCCGCGGGCGCGGCGCCGGCCCGGAACGCCGTGTGCAGCTCGGCCCGTGACGACACCTCGGCCCGGGCGCCGAGGCCGTGCAGGAAGGCGAAGACGCTCAGGTTCGGGTTGGACTTGAGCGAGAAGAACAGCTCGATCCGGTGGTCGAGCGCGGCCCGCAGCCGGGTGAACTGCCGGGCGAGCACGGCGCCGTCGTAGACGTAGAGCGGGGTGCCGAACCGTGCGGCGAGTTCGGTGAAGGGGAGTCCGTCGGCCGTCGCCGCGGGTTCGGTCATCGCGCGTCACCCTTCCGGCGGGGCCGGTGCCGGCGCGCCCCGAGCGGGCCGCCGCTTTGGTCTGGACCAATTGATCCGGAGCGCGAGCATAGCGAAGTGGCGGGCCGGATTCGAGGGTTGACACCGCTCGTTGGTCTAGTCCACTTTGGGAACCCGCGTCGAGTCGTCCGCGGCCCCAGGAAACCACCGCCGGACCAACCGTGGAGTCACGCATGCCGCTGTCCGATGAGCGTCCCCACCGAGCGGCTCCCCGTGGCGGCTACACCAGCACCGACGGCGAGAACTACCGCGCGCCCGTGCCCCTGCGCGACCTGACGAAGCGGCTGCCCCTGCGGGTGCTCTCCGCCGAGGACTTCCGGCACTGGCAGGACCACGGCTACGTCATCGTCCGGGAGGCGATCCCGGCGGCCGCCGCCCGGGCCCTGCTCGACTTCGCCTGGGAGTTCCAGGGCATGGACCCCGAGCGCCCCGACACCTGGTACCCCGAACGCCGGTTCCTCTCCAAGCTCTTCCGCGACCTGCACGTCTACGGCTTCGTCGAGGCGTACCACCACCAACTCCTCTGGGACAGCCGGCAGAGCAGGCGGGTCTACGACGCCTTCGTCGACGTCTGGGACTGCGAGGAGCTCTGGGTCACCCTGGACCGGCTCAACCTCAACCCGCCCAACACCGGCAGCCGCAGCCGCTCGCTGATCGCCCCCACCGAGACCGGCTTCGACATCGACCTGCACTGGGACGTGGACACCACGGCCGCCGAACCCCCGCAGCGGGTCCAGGGCATCATCGCGCTCACCGCCACCGGGCCCGACGACGGCGGGTTCCAGTGCTCGCCCGAGCTGTTCCACCGGTTCGACCGGTGGAAGGCCGAGCAGCCGGCCGACCGCGACCCGATCCGGCCGAACGCCGACCGCACCCGGTACCCCGTCGTCCGGCCCGAGTTGAACCCCGGCGACCTGCTGATCTGGAACGGGTTCCTGGCCCACGGGGTGGCGCCGAACCTGTCCGAGCGGTCCGTCCGCTCGGTGCAGTACCTGTCGATGATGCCGGCCCTGGAGGACGACGAGGAGCTGCGCCGCTCCCGGATCGACTCCTGGCGCACCCTCAGCACGCCGCGCTGGAACAAGACCCTGGTCGGCGACCTGGAACGGCCCGAGGCCACCCGCTACCGGACCGCCGAACTGAACCCGCTCGGGCGCCGGCTGCTCGGCCTGGACCCGTGGGACGCACCGGCGGCCGAGCCGGCGCCGGGGGAGCCGGCGTGAAGCGGATCTGCCTGGCGCTGCCCACCAACCGGCCCTGCGCGGCCACCATCACCGCCGCGCACGGCGAAGCCGCCTGGGCCGCCGAGCAGTTCGGGGTCGAGGTGCACCTGCTGGTGCTCGACTCCTGCACCGGAGCCGAGCTCGCCGAGCACGCCGCCGTGCTGGCCGCCCTGCCGCACCGGCCGGGAGTCGTGGCGCACCACCTGGACGAGCCGGCGCAGCGCCGCTTCCTGCGCGCCGTGATCGAGCGCGCGGTGCCCGGGACCGGGCGGGCCGAGCGCCTGCTGGAGCTGATGCTCCCGGCCGGCGTCTCCTACGGCGCCTGCACCAACCGGGCCTTCCTGATCGCTGCCGCGCTGGGCTGCGAGTCGGTGCACCGGCGGGACTCGGACAGCCGCTACCAGGAGCTCGACGGCGAGACGATCCACCCGCTGCGGCACGAGCTGGACCTGCTCGGCCGCCCTGCGGGCGAGGTGGCGCCGCGCGCCACCCGGGCCGTGCTCGACCCGGCGATGGCCGCCCGGCCGGTGTCGCTGGTCGGCGGCTCCTTCCTCGGCGAGATGTCCGTCGACGTCGGCGAGATCCGCGAGCTCTCCCCGCAGGTCTACCAGGACGTGGTCGCCCTCTACGCGCCCGGCGAGCTGGACGGCGTGCGCAAGCGGTGGCTGGCGAGCCGCTCCTTCACCGGCGCGGGCGGCGGCGCCTTCACCGCGGACCGCAGCACGCTGGGCGCCTTCGACCCCTACGCCGTGGAGATGTGCAACATCGCGCTGGCCGGCGAGGTCTACCAGCGGGTGCCGCTGCCGCCGGCGACCGACACCATCGGCAGCGACTACTTCCTGATCCACCTGGTGCACGACGCGAAGCTGCCCGGCGCGGTGCACAACCGCCACATCCTGAACTACTACACCCCGGAGCGGCGCACCGAGCAGGGCTTCCTCGCCTACCAGGTGCGGTTCGTGAAGTTCCTGCTGTCGATGCTGCAGCTGAACCACGTCCGGGAGCGGACGGCGCGGGCCGGCGCGGAGCTGCTGGACGAGCGGCACCGGCTGCGGGCCGACCTGGTCGCCGGGATCGTCCGGGAGAGCCTGGAGCTGGACCCCGCGCCGAACCGGGGCCGGCTGGCGGTGCTCGACCGCGGCTACCGCGAACTCGGCGGGCGCTACGCCGAGGTGGCCGACCTGGTGGCCGACCGGTCCGCGGAGCTCCTCGACGGGGCGCGCGCCGACATGGCCGACTTCGCCCTGCTGCTGGCGGACTGGGACGCGATGATCAGGGCCTGCGACCACGTGGTGCCCGGTGGACCGAACTGATGGGTGGTTGGAAACAGTGACCGATTCCCGGACCGAGGCCGCCGCGGCCGACGCCACGCTCGCCGCGCGCCTGGCCGCCTACGTGGTGCTCGCCCACGACCCCGCCGTCCCGCAGATCGCGGCCGACTACTGGGAGTTGAGCGAGGAGTCGTACCACGCGACGGACCGGCTGGTGGCCGAGCTGGTGGCCCGGGCCGACCCGGCGGCGCAGGCCGCCTACCGGGAGCTGGTCGCCGCGCCGACCGAGCCGGGCCGGCAGTTCGCGCTGCGCCACCGGCTGCGCGAGCTGCTGGCGCGCGAGCCGGAGCGGGCCGCGGGGCTGCGCGCGGCGGTGGCCGGGGCGGACGAGCGGATCTGGATCGACTACCACCTCGGCGAGGCGGTCGAGCAGCCGCCCGCGGCCGCCCCCGCGCCCGACGTGCAGGTGGTGATCCCGTTCCGGGACCGCGAGCACGGCCTGCGCACCCGCAACCTGCTGGCCTGCCTGCGCGCGCTGGCCGACCAGCGGGGCGACGCGGTGGTGCACGTGACGGTGGTCGAGGCCGACGCCGTCCCGCGCTCGCGCGAGCTGCTGGACTCGATGGCCGACGAGTACCTCTTCGCCCGCAAGGACGGCCTGTTCAACAAGTCCTGGACGGTCAACGTCGGGGTGGTCGCGACCGCGCGCCCGGCGCCGGTGGTCTGCGTGCTGGACGCCGACATCCTGGTGGAGCGCGACTTCGTCGAGCGCAACCTGCGGCGGCTGCGCGAGGGGGCGCACGGCGCCCACCTGCCGTTCCGCTGGTCGCTCTCGCTGGACGAGGCCTCGACCCGGCGGGCCATCGCCCGGCGCACCCGGGCCGGCGCGGCCGAGGTGCCCGGCTCGGTGCTGCGCGGCCTGCTGCTGCGGGAGCCGCCGGGCGGCTGCGTCTGGGTGCGCTCGGCGGTGTTCCACGCCGTCGGCGGCTTCGACGAGCGCTACGAGGGCTGGGGCGGCGAGGACGACGACGTGGTCGCCCGGCTGGACCGGGCGGCCGGCGTGGCCCGGTTCGACGACGAGCTGCTGCACCTCGACCACCCCCGCCCGGCCATGACCCGGGACACCGGAGTGCCGTTCAACGCCCATCTGGAACCGCTGAGTTGGACGCCCGAGCACGGCTACGGCGACCTGGCCAGGTTCGCCGGCTGACCGTCAGACGGCGGCGCGCAGCGGGCGGGCGGACAGCGCCACCGCGGCGAGCGCGGTGGCCAGCGGCGGCACGAAGACCAGCACGAAGGCCGAGCCGCCGGAGCCCGCGCCGCCGCCCGCCGGGGCGTGCAGCAGCACCCCGGCCAGGCCGACCAGCAGCACGCTGCACAGGTTGTCCGAGAGCTCCAGGGAGGCCGAGTTGGCGCCCTGCTCGGTGGCCGGGGAGAGCTCCATGATCAGCACCCCGACGCTGGGCAGCAGCAGGCCCATGCCGAACCCGGACACCACCAGGGCGAGCGGCGCCGCCCAGGCCGGGACGGGGCCGAAGGCGGCGGCCAGCGCCAGCGCGGTGCCGAGCGCGTGCACCACGGCCCCCGAGCGGATCAGTGCCGTCCGGTCGCCGTCGGTGCGGCGGCCCTGGTACCAGGAGGCGGCCGTCCAGCTCAGCGCCGCGCCGGTCAGCGAGAACCCGGCGAGGGTCGGCGAGAGGTGGTGCCGGTCCACCAGCATGAGCGGCACGAAGGACTCGACGGTGAAGAAGGCGGCCGCCGCGACCCCGCGCAGCAGCACCAGCGCGGGCACGCCCGCGGCGGCGCGCAGCGTGCCGCGCGGCAGCAGGCGGGGCACGCTCAGCGCCAGCAGCAGCAGGCCGGTGCCGGCCGCGGCCCAGCCGAGCGCCGAGCCGCGCCCGGCCTCCGCGTACTGGACCAGCCCGGCGCCCGCGGCGGCGGTGAGCGCGAGCGGCAGGCCGCCGCGGCGGGCCCCGGTCTCTGACTCGTCGGCGCCTTCCGCCGCTTCGGGGGCGGTCGCCGGGCCGGTCCCGGCGGTGGCCCGGTACAGCGGCAGGGCGCCGAGCGCGGCGGCGGCCGCGATGCCGAGGAAGACCCAGCGCCAGGAGAGCCGGTCGGTCACCGCGCCGGCGGCCAGCGGGCCGACCAGCGAGGGCAGCACCCAGCAGGAGGTGATCATGGAGAACACCCGGGGGCGCACCGCGTCGGGGTAGCGGCGGGCCACCACCACGTAGAGCGCCACCGTCAGCCCGCCGCCGCCGAGGCCCTGCAACGCCCGGCCGAGCACCAGTTGGGCCATCCCGTCGGCGCCGCCGCAGGTCAGTGCGCCGAGCGCGAAGCAGCCCAGGGCGCCGAGCGCGGTGGGCCGGGTGCGGCCGGCGTCGCACAGCCGGCCCGCCGTGATGGTGCCGACCAGGCTCGCGGCCATGAAGCCGCCGAACACGGCGGCGTAGCCGCGCAGTCCGTGCAGCGCCTGGACCGCCACCGGCATGGCGGTGCTGAGCGCGAGTTCGGCGAAGGCGACGACGGCGAAGCTGAGGGCGACGGCCAGGGTGACCGAGCGCCACCGGGGGTCGAACAGCGTGCCGGTCCCCCGTGGTGCGGTGTCGAGCGCCTCGTCCTGCGTCGGCGCGGCCGATCCTGCGCTGGCGATGGTGCACCCACTCTCACGTCGATTCGGGCCGGTTGCGCAGACTGGCACGGCCTCCGGTGGCCGTCAACCCACCCGAACTGTCCTAGCCGGAGGCGGTTTTCGGGGTTGTCGGCTCTCTTGACACTATCCAGTGGTCTACGCCAATATCCATTGGTCCGTACCAATGTGCACGGTGCTATCGACGCAGACGGCACTATTTCGGAAGGCCCTGTCGATGAACTCCAGCAGGCACGCCCAGACCGACCCCGAGCTCCGGCGTCTCGCGCTCTCCGTCCTCCAGCCGGGCTTCGTCGGCACGGAGGCGCCGGACTGGCTCCTGCGGGCCATCGGCGACGGTCTGTCCTCGGTCGTCCTGTTCTCCCGCAACATCGCCGCACCCGAGCAGGTCGCCCGGCTCTCGGCCCAACTGCGCGCGGAGAACCCGGAGTTGATCATCGCCATCGACGAGGAGGCCGGTGACGTCACCCGGCTGGAGGCCTGGACCGGCTCCACCCGCCCGGGCAACTTCGCCCTGGGCACCGTCGACGACGTGGACCTCACCGAGGCGGTCGCCCGGGACATCGGCCGCGAACTGCACGCCGCCGGCGTGAGCCTCGACTACGCGCCCAGCGCCGACGTCAACTCCAACCCGCGCAACCCCGTCATCGGCCTGCGCTCCTTCGGCACCACCACCGACCTGGTGGCCCGGCACACCGCCGCCTGGATCCGCGGCCTGCAGTCCGCGGGCGTCGCCGCCTGCGCCAAGCACTTCCCCGGCCACGGCGACACCGCCGTCGACTCGCACCACGGCCTGCCGGTCTACGAGGCCGGCCGCGAGGAGATCGCCGCCACCAGCCTCCCGCCGTTCCGCTCGGCGCTCGCCGAGGGCGTGCGGGTGGTGATGACCGGGCACCTGCTGGTCCCCGTCTACGACGAGCAGCACCCCGCCACCATGAGCCGCCCGATCATCGAGGACCTGCTGCGCGGCGAGCTCGGCTTCGACGGCCTGGTGGTCACCGACGGCATCGAGATGGGCGCCGTCACCGACCGCTACGGCATCGACGGCGCCACCGTCCGCGCGATCGCCGCGGGCGTCGACGCGGTCTGCGTCGGCGGCGAGCGGGCCGACCAGGGCACCGTCGAGCTGCTCTCCGGCGCGCTGCTGGACGCCCTCGCCGCCGGCGAGCTGACCGAGGAGCGGCTGCGCCAGGCGAGCGAGCGGGTGCGCGCCTTCGCCACCTGGTCCAGCACGCTCGGCCGCTCGGTGCCGCGCCACGAGATCCGCGGCGACATCGGCTTCGCGGCGGCCCGCCGGGCGATCCGGATGCACGGCTCGGTCGCCGAGTCGCTGCCGCTGGCCGCCGCCCCGCACGTGGTGGAGCTGGTCCCGGCCACCAACCTGGCGATCGGCAACGAGACCCCCTGGGGCGTCGCCGCGCCGCTGCGCGAGCGGGTGCCCGGCACCACCTTCGTCCGGGTGCACCCCGAGCAGCTCGCCGACGGCGACGCCCTGCTGGACGAGCTGGCGCTGAAGCCGGCCGCCGACCGCCCGCTGGTCGTGGTGGTCCGGGACGCCTCCCGCTACGAGTGGATGAGCGCCGCGCTGGCCACCCTGCTGGCGGCCCGCCCCGACGCGGTCGTGGTCGAGATGGGCCTGCCCGGCGAGCAGACCCCCGGCGCGGTGCACATCGCCACCCACGGCGCCACCACCGCCTCCGGCGTCGCCGCCGCGGAGGCGCTGATCGGCCGCGCGGGCTGAGCCCCGGCCCCGCAGGCAACGACGAACCCCCTGGTCCGGGAGCCGATCCCGGGCCAGGGGGTTCTCCACGTGCCGCCGGGACCGGCCCGCGGGCGGCGCCCCGGTCAGCCGTCGAAGCCGATCGAGCCGTCCCGCCGGCCGCCCTCGGCGAACCAGCGGAACACCGCGAAGCCGACCACCAGCCACAGGCCGCCCACCGCCGCCTCGACCAGCACCTCGCCGGCCGCCGCGGCCACCGGTCCGCCCGCCAGCAGGCCGCGCACCGCCCGCAGCCCGTGGGTGACCGGCAGCACCTCGGCGAGGCCGCGCAGCGGGGCCGGCCAGAAGCCCACCGGCACCTGGGCCCCGGTCAGCACCATCAGGCTCAGCGCCCCGAGGTTGCCCACCAGGCTGCGCAGGTGCACCACCCGCAGCGCCAGCCCGCCGAGCGCCAGCGCGAAGCAGTACACGGTGACGGCGGTGGCCGCGATCGCCGGCACGGCCAGCAGCGCGGCCGGCATCGGCAGCCGCACGCCGAACGCGGGCGCGAGCGCGAAGAGCGAGATGGTGCTGCACACCATGCCGTCGAGCAGCCACTGGACGCTGCGGCCCAGGAAGACCGTGAAGACCTGCCCGGGGGCGGCGACCAGCAGCGGCACCGTGCCGGCCATCCGCTCGGCGGCGGTGGTGGCGCAGGCCAGCATGACGCTGGTGACGGCGACGAAGACCGAGTTGCCGACCAGCAGGAAGGCGGTGTGCCCGGTCCCGACCACCCGCCCGATCAGGGCGAACATCGAGACCTGGCAGAGCAGTCGGAGCAGCCAGGCGAAGGCCCAGGTCCGCCAGGTGTGCATGGACCGCAGGTCGGCCATGGCGACGAGCGCCGCGTAGCGCAGGATGCGCAGGTTCCGTCGGATCATGAGTAGCTCATCGTCCCCAGCACTCGCAGTCGGTGGGTCACCCGGCCGACCAGCCACAGCCCGCCGCCGAACGCGGCCAGGCCCAGCAGCAGCACCGCCGCGAGGCCGCCCGCGGCCCCCCGGGCCGGCGCCGGCAGCATCGCGGAGCGCAGCAGGTCGCTGGACCAGGAGAGGAAGTAGACCCGGCTCAGCGGGCGGATCCAGGCGGGCAGCAGCGAGACCGGCACCACGGCGCCGCTGAGGATGTAGAAGGGGTAGGTCATCGAGTTCTGGAAGGTCAGCACCGACCTGCCGAGCACGAACAGCGCGGTGATCACCGTCGAGGTGCCGATCACGGCGAAGGCGGTGGCGGCCAGCGCGGCGAGGAAGAGCAGCGGGTGCGGCACGCCGATCGGGATGCCGAAGGCCACCCGGGCGACCAGCATGCTCTCGGGCACGCCGACCAGGCTGATCGAGGCGACCACCGCGACCCGGCCGGCCACCAGCAGGGCCAGCGGGGCCGGGGTGGTGGCGGTCGCCTCCAGGGTGGCCCGCTGCCGCTCCACGTCGATGATCTCGCCCGACACGAACAGCGCCGAGCTCCACACCGCCATCACCGAGGTGCCGACCACCGCGTAGGCGGCGAGGTCGCGGCGGCCGCCCTCGACGAAGATCGCCAGGAAGGCGACGGTGAACAGCGGCAGGGTCAGCAGGACCATCAGGTCGTCCAGCGAGGTCCGCATGTGCAGGAACTGGAGCCGGGCACCGGCCAGCAGGACGCGGATCACCGGACCGTCAACCCCCGGTTCCCGATCACCGAGAGGTAGACGTCCTCCAGGCTCGGGCGGCCGGTGGACAGCGCGGTGACGCCGTGGTCCAGCAGGTGGCGCAGCACCGCCGCGGTCGCGCCCTCGGCCACCGTCTCCACCACCAGCGCGCCGTCCGGGTGGTGGGTGACCGCGCCGACCCCGGGCAGTGCGCGCACCGCCGCCGCGACCGGGGCCGGCACCTCGGCGGCGGTGATCCGCTCGTGGGCGGCCATCCAGCGGCCGATGGTCGAGGGCTGCTCGGTGCCGATCAGCCGGCCGCCGTCGACCAGCGAGACCCGGTCGCAGACCGCCTCGGCCTCCGCCATGTCGTGGGTGGTCAGCAGCAGGGTGCGGCCGTCGGCGCGCAACTCGCCGACCAGCGCCCGGAAGTCGTGGGCGGCCACCGGGTCCATGCCGACCGTGGGCTCGTCCAGGATTACCACCTTGGGGTCGTTGATCAGCCCGCGGGCCAGGTGCAGCCGCTGCTTCATGCCGCGCGAGTAGGTCTCGACCCGCTCGTCGGCGCGGTCGGCCAGCCCGGTGCGCTCCAGCAGCCGGGCCACCCGGGGCTTCGCCACGCTGCTCGGCAGGTGGAACAACGAGGACCAGTAGAGCAGGTTCTGACGGGCCGTCAGCCGGTTGTAGAGGCCGCGCTCGCCGCCGAACACGATGCCGACGGTGCGCCGCACCGCCGCCGTGTCGGCCACCACGTCCAGCCCCGCCACCCGGGCCGTGCCCGCGGTCGGCAGCAGCACCGTGGACAGGATCCGGCACAGGGTGGTCTTGCCCGCCCCGTTCGGCCCGAGCAGCCCGTGCACCTCGCCCTCGGGGACGGCCAGGTCGAGGCCGGCCAGGGCCACCCGCGGTTCCTCCCCGGGCCGGGGGAAGGTCCGGCGCAGGTCCTCCACCTCGACCATCGCACGCGTACCGGTCATGTCCGCCTTCCCTGCTCCTCGGTCACCGGTGGGTCGGCCACCGGCGGTTCGATCCGGTCGCCGAGCAGCGCCGCGATCGCGCGCAGCGGCTCGGGCCGCATCAGGTCGTAGTGCCCGGCCGGGATCCGGTGCGGGTGGATCCGGCCGTCCACCGCCGCGTGCCAGGCCTCGGCGCCGGGCGCGGCCCCGTGCTCGGGGTGCTCGGCGAGC of Kitasatospora viridis contains these proteins:
- a CDS encoding phytanoyl-CoA dioxygenase family protein produces the protein MPLSDERPHRAAPRGGYTSTDGENYRAPVPLRDLTKRLPLRVLSAEDFRHWQDHGYVIVREAIPAAAARALLDFAWEFQGMDPERPDTWYPERRFLSKLFRDLHVYGFVEAYHHQLLWDSRQSRRVYDAFVDVWDCEELWVTLDRLNLNPPNTGSRSRSLIAPTETGFDIDLHWDVDTTAAEPPQRVQGIIALTATGPDDGGFQCSPELFHRFDRWKAEQPADRDPIRPNADRTRYPVVRPELNPGDLLIWNGFLAHGVAPNLSERSVRSVQYLSMMPALEDDEELRRSRIDSWRTLSTPRWNKTLVGDLERPEATRYRTAELNPLGRRLLGLDPWDAPAAEPAPGEPA
- a CDS encoding DUF6271 family protein; the encoded protein is MKRICLALPTNRPCAATITAAHGEAAWAAEQFGVEVHLLVLDSCTGAELAEHAAVLAALPHRPGVVAHHLDEPAQRRFLRAVIERAVPGTGRAERLLELMLPAGVSYGACTNRAFLIAAALGCESVHRRDSDSRYQELDGETIHPLRHELDLLGRPAGEVAPRATRAVLDPAMAARPVSLVGGSFLGEMSVDVGEIRELSPQVYQDVVALYAPGELDGVRKRWLASRSFTGAGGGAFTADRSTLGAFDPYAVEMCNIALAGEVYQRVPLPPATDTIGSDYFLIHLVHDAKLPGAVHNRHILNYYTPERRTEQGFLAYQVRFVKFLLSMLQLNHVRERTARAGAELLDERHRLRADLVAGIVRESLELDPAPNRGRLAVLDRGYRELGGRYAEVADLVADRSAELLDGARADMADFALLLADWDAMIRACDHVVPGGPN
- a CDS encoding MFS transporter gives rise to the protein MPVCATGPNRRESGCTIASAGSAAPTQDEALDTAPRGTGTLFDPRWRSVTLAVALSFAVVAFAELALSTAMPVAVQALHGLRGYAAVFGGFMAASLVGTITAGRLCDAGRTRPTALGALGCFALGALTCGGADGMAQLVLGRALQGLGGGGLTVALYVVVARRYPDAVRPRVFSMITSCWVLPSLVGPLAAGAVTDRLSWRWVFLGIAAAAALGALPLYRATAGTGPATAPEAAEGADESETGARRGGLPLALTAAAGAGLVQYAEAGRGSALGWAAAGTGLLLLALSVPRLLPRGTLRAAAGVPALVLLRGVAAAAFFTVESFVPLMLVDRHHLSPTLAGFSLTGAALSWTAASWYQGRRTDGDRTALIRSGAVVHALGTALALAAAFGPVPAWAAPLALVVSGFGMGLLLPSVGVLIMELSPATEQGANSASLELSDNLCSVLLVGLAGVLLHAPAGGGAGSGGSAFVLVFVPPLATALAAVALSARPLRAAV
- a CDS encoding glycosyltransferase encodes the protein MTDSRTEAAAADATLAARLAAYVVLAHDPAVPQIAADYWELSEESYHATDRLVAELVARADPAAQAAYRELVAAPTEPGRQFALRHRLRELLAREPERAAGLRAAVAGADERIWIDYHLGEAVEQPPAAAPAPDVQVVIPFRDREHGLRTRNLLACLRALADQRGDAVVHVTVVEADAVPRSRELLDSMADEYLFARKDGLFNKSWTVNVGVVATARPAPVVCVLDADILVERDFVERNLRRLREGAHGAHLPFRWSLSLDEASTRRAIARRTRAGAAEVPGSVLRGLLLREPPGGCVWVRSAVFHAVGGFDERYEGWGGEDDDVVARLDRAAGVARFDDELLHLDHPRPAMTRDTGVPFNAHLEPLSWTPEHGYGDLARFAG
- a CDS encoding type III PLP-dependent enzyme yields the protein MTEPAATADGLPFTELAARFGTPLYVYDGAVLARQFTRLRAALDHRIELFFSLKSNPNLSVFAFLHGLGARAEVSSRAELHTAFRAGAAPADTILLGPGKSEAEIEDAVTAGIAALVCESFEELALIDRVALRHGVVARVALRVNPAFTVKGAGLAMGGVPRQFGIDEAALLGCPADLATRYRGVRLIGVHVYLGSRIMSEQVIVENTARILDLAERLAERLDFPLELVDVGGGLGVAYFDGEQDLDPALLAEGLNPLVAGFAGRHPGTRLVMELGRYLAADAGTYLTTVRYTKESMGRRFAVADGGTNHHMAAVGIGSLVHRNFPIRLLNRSAADGERTGPWQLTGPLCTPNDLFGRNVELPELRPGDLIGVERSGAYGPTASPTGFLSHGYPAEVLVVDGTAHLVRRRETLAELMGHQLLYTEAAESSQLADGS
- a CDS encoding acyl carrier protein, with translation MENTMLDRIQDLLREVLAARGLPADGLTAESNLFVDFGLDSIALLEFLVELEARLGVAVDFESLEYEDLVSLTSLEQALQRA